The proteins below come from a single Oncorhynchus keta strain PuntledgeMale-10-30-2019 chromosome 1, Oket_V2, whole genome shotgun sequence genomic window:
- the cbln20 gene encoding cerebellin 20, producing the protein MRAIILLCLLGAALANEYSWNSPGETTKDPKTENLCLADQASCGCCLMQKQMWRMEQFFNMSLNELQKGLEKAKAVVNSVRASRSAFSVALTNTRRCEGPFREAKTVIYQYIFVNLGEGYNNRTGIFTVPRSGVYSLALTVYSDSGAPGANLAACANLMVNGRQMGGCSEQNQQDQEDSTTTVMAIQLQAGDKLSVTLPIGCFLCDDQSHYNTFSGFLLYATD; encoded by the exons ATGAGAG CTATCATACTGCTGTGCTTGTTGGGGGCCGCTCTGGCCAATGAATACAGCTGGAATAGCCCTGGAGAGACAACAAAGGACCCCAAAACAGAGAACT TGTGTCTGGCGGACCAGGCCTCCTGCGGCTGCTGCCTGATGCAGAAGCAGATGTGGAGGATGGAGCAGTTTTTCAACATGAGTCTGAACGAGCTGCAGAAGGGCCTGGAGAAGGCAAAGGCCGTGGTCAACAGTGTCCGCG CTAGCCGCAGTGCCTTCTCCGTGGCCCTGACCAACACACGCCGTTGCGAGGGCCCCTTCCGTGAAGCTAAGACCGTTATCTACCAGTACATCTTCGTCAACCTAGGTGAGGGCTACAACAACCGCACCGGCATCTTCACTGTGCCCCGCTCCGGTGTCTACAGCCTGGCCCTCACCGTGTACAGTGACTCGGGTGCCCCCGGCGCCAACCTGGCCGCGTGCGCCAACCTGATGGTGAACGGGCGCCAGATGGGGGGCTGCAGCGAGCAGAACCAGCAGGACCAAGAGGACAGCACCACCACGGTGATGGCCATCCAGCTGCAGGCCGGGGACAAGTTGTCCGTCACCCTGCCCATCGGATGCTTCCTGTGCGACGACCAGAGCCACTACAACACCTTTTCCGGCTTCCTGCTCTACGCCACCGACTAA
- the LOC118384595 gene encoding transgelin-like isoform X1 gives MANKGPQVGMANKGPSYGMSRVVQDKIDKKYDAEVEELLVQWIVAQCGSGVGKPESGKLGFQDWLKDGCVLSELINSLHKDNKPIKKIASSSMAFKQMEQISQFLTAAESFGVIKTDMFQTVDLWEGKDLAAVQRTLMSLGSVAVTKDDGNYRGDPNWFFKKAQENRREFTDDQLKAGKGVIGLQMGSNKGASQTGMSYGATRQIQ, from the exons ATGGCAAACAAG GGTCCCCAGGTAGGCATGGCCAACAAAGGTCCATCTTATGGCATGAGCCGTGTGGTGCAGGACAAGATTGACAAGAAGTACGACGCTGAGGTGGAGGAGCTTTTGGTGCAGTGGATTGTGGCCCAGTGTGGATCTGGAGTTGGGAAGCCCGAATCTGGCAAACTGGGCTTCCAGGACTGGCTTAAGGACGGATGT GTCCTGAGTGAGCTCATTAACAGTCTGCATAAGGACAACAAGCCCATCAAAAAGATAGCCAGCTCAAGCATGGCCTTCAAACAGATGGAGCAGATCTCACAGTTCCTAACTGCTGCCGAGAGCTTCGGTGTCATCAAGACCGACATGTTCCAGACCGTGGACCTCTGGGAAG GGAAGGATTTGGCTGCAGTCCAGAGGACACTGATGTCCCTCGGCAGCGTGGCTGTCACCAAGGATGACGGCAATTACCGCGGCGACCCCAACTGGTTCTTCAA GAAAGCCCAGGAGAACCGGAGGGAGTTCACAGACGACCAGTTGAAGGCGGGGAAGGGTGTGATTGGCCTGCAGATGGGCTCCAACAAAGGGGCGAGCCAGACTGGCATGTCGTACGGGGCCACCCGACAGATCCAATAA
- the LOC118384595 gene encoding transgelin-like isoform X2, with protein MANKGPSYGMSRVVQDKIDKKYDAEVEELLVQWIVAQCGSGVGKPESGKLGFQDWLKDGCVLSELINSLHKDNKPIKKIASSSMAFKQMEQISQFLTAAESFGVIKTDMFQTVDLWEGKDLAAVQRTLMSLGSVAVTKDDGNYRGDPNWFFKKAQENRREFTDDQLKAGKGVIGLQMGSNKGASQTGMSYGATRQIQ; from the exons ATGGCCAACAAAGGTCCATCTTATGGCATGAGCCGTGTGGTGCAGGACAAGATTGACAAGAAGTACGACGCTGAGGTGGAGGAGCTTTTGGTGCAGTGGATTGTGGCCCAGTGTGGATCTGGAGTTGGGAAGCCCGAATCTGGCAAACTGGGCTTCCAGGACTGGCTTAAGGACGGATGT GTCCTGAGTGAGCTCATTAACAGTCTGCATAAGGACAACAAGCCCATCAAAAAGATAGCCAGCTCAAGCATGGCCTTCAAACAGATGGAGCAGATCTCACAGTTCCTAACTGCTGCCGAGAGCTTCGGTGTCATCAAGACCGACATGTTCCAGACCGTGGACCTCTGGGAAG GGAAGGATTTGGCTGCAGTCCAGAGGACACTGATGTCCCTCGGCAGCGTGGCTGTCACCAAGGATGACGGCAATTACCGCGGCGACCCCAACTGGTTCTTCAA GAAAGCCCAGGAGAACCGGAGGGAGTTCACAGACGACCAGTTGAAGGCGGGGAAGGGTGTGATTGGCCTGCAGATGGGCTCCAACAAAGGGGCGAGCCAGACTGGCATGTCGTACGGGGCCACCCGACAGATCCAATAA
- the cbln18 gene encoding cerebellin 18, whose translation MKCVAVSSLCLWGLLCVCASVKAVGTLELMRDAAVGWTGVLPCGKWDCECAFNSQRGCCCVANEMSMLEDHTFMRMVDMWEQLTRLDNDIKEVTGNNKIAFTAAMRSRSDCFGPFTSNVPIRYYAISLNQGNGYNDALGTFTAPRTGLYSFSFTAYSNAGVDGERLYHKVQLIKNNEVVASVWEDNREDTEDSATHSVLLSLRQGDQVYVELLSGRSLCGNTKEYNRFSGYLVYPFTQE comes from the exons ATGAAGTGTGTTGCAGTGTCCTCTCTGTGCCTGTGGGGGTTGCTGTGCGTCTGTGCCAGTGTGAAGGCAGTGGGGACGTTAGAGCTGATGAGAGATGCAGCGG TGGGCTGGACTGGGGTCCTGCCCTGTGGGAAGTGGGACTGTGAGTGTGCTTTCAACAGCCAGCGGGGATGCTGCTGTGTGGCCAATGAGATGAGTATGCTGGAGGACCACACCTTCATGCGCATGGTGGACATGTGGGAGCAGCTCACCCGATTGGACAACGACATCAAGGAAGTCACAG GCAACAATAAGATTGCGTTCACCGCGGCGATGAGATCTCGAAGCGACTGCTTCGGCCCCTTCACTAGCAACGTGCCAATCCGCTACTATGCCATCTCTCTCAACCAGGGTAACGGATACAATGACGCTCTGG GTACCTTCACCGCCCCCCGCACCGGCCTCTACTCCTTCTCCTTCACGGCCTACTCCAACGCGGGCGTGGATGGCGAGCGTCTTTACCACAAGGTGCAGCTGATAAAGAACAACGAGGTGGTGGCCTCTGTGTGGGAGGACAACCGGGAGGACACGGAGGACAGCGCCACCCATTCGGTGCTGTTGTCTCTGCGCCAGGGTGACCAGGTGTACGTGGAGCTGCTCTCCGGCAGGAGTCTGTGTGGCAACACCAAGGAGTACAACAGGTTCAGCGGATACCTGGTCTACCCCTTCACACAGGAGTAG